A single genomic interval of Xiphophorus couchianus chromosome 2, X_couchianus-1.0, whole genome shotgun sequence harbors:
- the dusp6 gene encoding dual specificity protein phosphatase 6 yields the protein MLDKLKPVIQLDSVMAISKTVGWLREQLETRRDGLLVMDCRAQELYESSHVETAINVAIPSLMLRRLKKGNLPVRSLLSDGEDRESFVRRCKTDTIVLYDEYSREWNENVDGGSVLGLLLRKMKDEGYKAFYLEGGFSKFQAEFPALCETNLDGSSSSSSSSSSSSPTTAQVLGLGGLRISSDSSDIESDFDPSSATDSDGSPLSNPQPSFPVEILPHLYLGCAKDSTNLDVLEEYGIKYILNVTPNLPNLFENAGEFKYKQIPISDHWSQNLSQFFPEAISFIDEARGQKCGVLVHCLAGISRSVTVTVAYLMQKLNLSMNDAYDIVKMKKSNISPNFNFMGQLLDFERTLGLKSPCDNRMDPPSQQLYFTTPTNHNVFQLDPLQST from the exons ATGCTCGACAAGCTCAAACCCGTCATCCAGCTCGACTCGGTTATGGCGATCAGCAAGACGGTGGGCTGGCTCCGGGAGCAGCTGGAGACGCGCAGGGACGGCCTGCTGGTGATGGACTGCCGGGCGCAGGAGCTGTACGAGTCGTCGCACGTCGAGACGGCGATCAACGTGGCCATCCCGAGCCTGATGCTGCGCCGGCTCAAGAAGGGCAACCTGCCCGTGCGCTCGCTGCTCTCCGACGGGGAGGACCGAGAGAGCTTCGTGCGCCGCTGCAAGACGGACACCATCGTGCTGTACGACGAGTACAGCCGGGAGTGGAACGAGAACGTGGACGGGGGGTCTGTGTTGGGGCTGCTGCTGAGGAAGATGAAGGACGAGGGGTACAAGGCCTTCTACCTGGAGG GCGGCTTCAGTAAATTCCAGGCAGAGTTTCCAGCCCTGTGCGAAACCAACCTGGAcggctcctcttcctcctcctccagcagcagcagcagctctcccACCACGGCCCAGGTCCTGGGCCTCGGCGGCCTGCGCATCAGCTCGGACTCCTCCGACATCGAGTCGGACTTCGACCCGAGCAGCGCCACGGACTCGGACGGCAGCCCGCTGTCCAACCCGCAGCCCTCCTTCCCCGTGGAGATCCTGCCGCACCTCTACTTGGGCTGCGCCAAGGACTCCACGAACCTGGACGTGCTGGAGGAGTACGGCATCAAGTACATCCTCAACGTGACGCCCAACCTGCCCAATCTGTTCGAGAACGCCGGGGAGTTTAAGTACAAGCAGATCCCCATCTCCGACCACTGGAGCCAGAACCTCTCGCAGTTCTTCCCGGAGGCCATCAGCTTCATCG ATGAAGCTCGGGGTCAGAAGTGCGGCGTCCTGGTCCACTGCTTGGCCGGCATCAGCCGCTCGGTGACCGTAACCGTGGCCTACCTGATGCAGAAGCTCAACCTGTCCATGAATGACGCCTACGACATCGTCAAGATGAAGAAGTCCAACATCTCCCCCAACTTCAACTTCATGGGCCAGCTCCTGGACTTTGAGCGCACGCTGGGCCTGAAGAGCCCGTGCGACAACCGCATGGA